The Kangiella marina genome window below encodes:
- a CDS encoding 2OG-Fe(II) oxygenase, translating into MKPIKESGNGLLFTKIAKDLSDQGYSVTPDGLPKSLASALYKQLKAMKDSEFDTAGIGRKQNHRVSDVVRTDEICWIDGTSKAGQEWLEWSSELREFLNLQLFLGLFSFESHFAHYAPGDFYKRHLDAFKGESNRVLSLVVYLNPDWKAEDEGQLVLYSDADDREGVKVTPNFGTVVAFLSEGFPHEVLPAARDRYSIAGWFRLNTSHMDRVDPPR; encoded by the coding sequence ATAAAGCCTATAAAGGAGTCGGGCAATGGCTTGCTATTCACTAAAATCGCTAAAGATTTAAGCGACCAGGGGTATAGCGTCACTCCCGACGGATTACCGAAGTCGTTGGCTAGCGCGCTTTATAAGCAGCTAAAAGCGATGAAAGACAGTGAGTTTGATACTGCTGGTATTGGTCGTAAACAGAACCATAGGGTCAGTGATGTCGTCAGAACAGATGAGATTTGCTGGATCGATGGTACCTCCAAGGCGGGGCAGGAGTGGCTAGAGTGGTCCTCTGAGTTGCGTGAGTTTTTAAATTTACAGCTGTTTCTGGGGTTGTTTTCTTTTGAGAGTCACTTTGCTCATTATGCGCCTGGCGATTTTTATAAGAGACACTTGGATGCCTTTAAAGGAGAGTCCAACCGCGTGTTGTCCTTGGTTGTTTACCTTAACCCTGATTGGAAGGCTGAAGATGAAGGGCAGCTAGTGCTATATAGCGATGCTGATGATAGGGAGGGAGTAAAAGTTACTCCAAATTTTGGCACTGTCGTCGCATTTTTGAGTGAAGGTTTCCCCCATGAAGTGTTGCCTGCAGCTAGAGACCGTTACTCTATCGCTGGCTGGTTTCGCCTTAATACAAGCCACATGGATCGGGTTGACCCTCCTAGGTAG
- a CDS encoding PP2C family protein-serine/threonine phosphatase gives MSEQNNKRLESAMLTHKGVSRENNDDKVYGSSELGLWLLSDGVGGLKQGEQASLYTVKEIRKSIANGSNLFNAVHSAHSVIKAYNRHEEEDRGATVVAVHSKDDSYEIAWVGDSRAYLWNEVTGELTQLTEDHTLVQKLLNAGLLEATQVKHHPKRHVITQCLGIENDNQLDIGFLSREWNYGEHLLLASDGLYDELSRTELIGALRMQRDNQAKVEYMVTLACENGGSDNVSVILVSSPVKKPKKKKKKSIIEQIKELLKIG, from the coding sequence ATGTCAGAACAAAATAATAAGCGGCTTGAGTCGGCAATGCTAACTCATAAAGGCGTTTCTCGTGAAAATAATGATGATAAGGTTTATGGTTCCTCAGAGCTTGGTCTGTGGTTGCTGTCTGATGGTGTCGGCGGCTTAAAGCAGGGTGAGCAGGCGAGCCTGTATACCGTTAAAGAAATACGTAAGTCGATTGCGAATGGCTCGAATTTATTCAATGCTGTCCATTCTGCTCATTCTGTTATTAAAGCTTATAATCGTCATGAAGAGGAAGATAGGGGGGCTACTGTAGTCGCTGTCCACTCTAAAGATGATAGTTATGAGATCGCTTGGGTGGGTGATAGTCGTGCCTATCTATGGAATGAAGTAACCGGAGAGCTGACTCAATTAACAGAAGATCATACTCTAGTGCAAAAGCTTTTAAATGCTGGTTTGCTAGAGGCCACCCAGGTTAAACATCATCCTAAGCGTCACGTTATTACCCAGTGCTTGGGGATTGAAAATGATAACCAGCTGGATATTGGCTTTCTGAGTAGAGAGTGGAACTATGGTGAGCATTTGTTGCTAGCCAGTGACGGTTTATATGATGAGTTATCTCGGACCGAGCTGATTGGCGCATTGCGCATGCAGCGTGATAACCAAGCGAAAGTTGAGTATATGGTTACGCTTGCATGTGAAAATGGGGGTAGCGATAATGTCTCTGTGATTCTTGTTTCTTCGCCGGTTAAAAAACCGAAGAAAAAGAAAAAGAAGAGCATTATTGAACAAATTAAAGAATTACTAAAAATAGGTTAA
- a CDS encoding FHA domain-containing protein: protein MSSQDSSKNKPDPKKGYREDKAGPQGTLVFDSKEVDRMIAAEIQKLEDDGTKIPALLATTKPHAGEAYILEYGKNVIGRGKGNSVTIYDPAASSTHAQVTYYNGHWKILNLLSSNGTIVNGEKITERELKFGDRIQVGHTEFLFTLIDAKEEDEEDKAEINWMLVGSLGIAAVILIGVLVWLFL, encoded by the coding sequence ATGTCGTCACAAGATTCGTCAAAAAACAAACCCGACCCTAAGAAGGGGTATAGAGAAGATAAGGCCGGGCCACAAGGAACACTTGTTTTTGACTCAAAAGAAGTCGATAGGATGATAGCTGCTGAGATTCAAAAGTTAGAAGATGATGGGACTAAAATTCCAGCTTTGTTAGCGACCACAAAGCCTCATGCAGGTGAAGCATATATCTTAGAGTATGGAAAGAATGTCATCGGTAGAGGCAAGGGGAATAGCGTTACTATCTATGATCCAGCGGCATCCTCAACACACGCTCAAGTCACTTACTACAATGGGCATTGGAAGATATTAAACTTACTCTCCTCTAACGGAACCATCGTTAACGGTGAAAAAATCACCGAGCGAGAGTTAAAGTTTGGTGACAGAATTCAAGTAGGACACACCGAGTTTCTATTTACACTCATTGATGCTAAAGAAGAAGACGAAGAAGATAAAGCTGAAATAAACTGGATGCTGGTAGGCTCTCTCGGTATTGCAGCTGTAATCTTAATTGGTGTTCTGGTTTGGTTGTTCCTCTAA
- a CDS encoding serine hydrolase: MMIINKFSIFFIFSLYLTLFLCSPVNAKEGHPKSISSLEQTIVEQDKLLYDAIFNSQDEEYLKDLFEVDLEFYHDKGGLMFKSGEAFLNGWLRIWALQETGKKNWQRRELLSTEVYPLNNYGALQIGTHRFYETRPDGIEFAMDDAKFVHLWKVKDKKWKLARIVSYDHQPITTPPLEITEETVLKLKGWMQELNVPAVGIGLINDGKTTYSKVFGNQSEGVKASSNTIFKVASITKPVSALVTLKMVDQGLWDLDEPLANYWTDPDVVNDPRNKKLTTRHVLNQLSGLPNWRFLTDSGKLNFLFDPGEKFEYSGEGFEYLKKAVEHKFSRPFESIAHKVLFNKAEMNNTKFWWDETVEQSMYAENFNEDGKQYKTEKYYKALAAGNILSTTDDYLKFGEHVLAGAGLEPELFAEIQKPHSSMIDDLLTYGYGWMNLKLSNGNHVIYHDGRDPGVRTIIIFIPSTNQGIVILTNGDNGDLLYRKLLSELSPLTADFVSQFNKAVEIYLARQKQSEHN, from the coding sequence ATGATGATCATTAATAAATTTTCTATTTTTTTTATATTTTCACTTTATCTGACTCTTTTTTTGTGTTCACCCGTAAATGCAAAAGAAGGCCACCCAAAAAGCATATCTAGTTTAGAACAAACAATTGTCGAGCAAGATAAACTCTTATATGACGCTATTTTCAATAGTCAAGATGAAGAATACCTGAAGGATTTATTTGAAGTTGATTTAGAGTTTTATCACGACAAAGGTGGTCTGATGTTTAAATCGGGGGAAGCGTTTTTAAATGGATGGTTGCGTATTTGGGCACTTCAGGAAACTGGAAAGAAAAACTGGCAAAGAAGAGAGTTACTAAGCACTGAAGTATATCCACTAAATAATTATGGTGCATTACAAATTGGTACGCACAGGTTTTACGAAACACGACCTGATGGAATAGAGTTTGCTATGGATGATGCTAAATTTGTTCACCTTTGGAAAGTAAAAGATAAAAAATGGAAGCTTGCGAGAATTGTCAGCTATGATCATCAACCTATTACTACGCCACCGCTAGAGATAACCGAAGAAACTGTGTTAAAACTTAAAGGTTGGATGCAAGAATTGAATGTCCCTGCCGTTGGAATAGGCCTTATTAATGATGGAAAAACTACCTATTCTAAAGTATTCGGCAATCAGTCTGAAGGAGTCAAGGCGAGCTCAAACACTATTTTCAAAGTAGCATCTATAACGAAGCCTGTATCCGCTTTAGTCACTCTTAAAATGGTCGATCAAGGACTATGGGATTTAGATGAACCACTTGCCAATTACTGGACAGATCCTGATGTAGTGAATGATCCTAGAAATAAAAAACTAACAACTCGACATGTATTAAATCAACTGTCTGGGTTACCTAATTGGAGGTTTTTAACCGATAGCGGAAAATTAAATTTCCTTTTTGATCCAGGTGAAAAATTTGAATATTCTGGAGAAGGATTCGAATATTTGAAAAAAGCTGTAGAACATAAGTTTTCCCGTCCATTTGAATCTATCGCTCATAAAGTTTTATTTAATAAAGCAGAAATGAACAACACCAAATTTTGGTGGGATGAAACAGTTGAACAATCAATGTATGCAGAGAACTTTAATGAAGATGGTAAACAATATAAAACGGAAAAATATTATAAAGCCCTAGCTGCAGGCAATATTCTATCCACTACAGATGATTATTTGAAATTTGGAGAGCATGTATTAGCAGGAGCAGGACTAGAGCCAGAATTGTTTGCAGAAATACAAAAGCCACATTCGTCGATGATTGATGATTTACTCACTTATGGCTATGGCTGGATGAACCTCAAGCTCTCGAACGGAAACCACGTAATTTACCACGATGGCCGAGATCCAGGCGTCCGCACTATTATTATATTTATTCCCTCTACTAATCAGGGCATCGTAATATTAACCAATGGTGACAATGGCGACTTACTTTATCGCAAATTGCTAAGCGAACTATCTCCTTTAACAGCAGATTTTGTGTCGCAATTTAATAAAGCCGTAGAAATCTATCTTGCTCGTCAAAAACAGAGTGAACACAATTAA
- a CDS encoding serine/threonine-protein kinase, which yields MSNKLTIGRYELIEEIGRGAMSVVYLAKDPEIGRSLAIKLLKHDLVEEEEYRNLFLREARAAGGLSHPGIVTIYDVGIWQNRPYIAMELLEGQNLDDYLQEHGTFSITEALDLALQLTHALDYAHSKGVIHRDIKPENILVLDGGKRFKITDFGIARIEHQFLEGESEENQAKVMGTPAYMSPEQISGQDTNFKTDLYSLGVILYKVTKGELPFQAANYGAMMKAVLHQNPQPLNAYSEQGFIWQSIIFRLLQKNPDLRYSQTEELIEELGALETEIEQERQGIGGIRFVSMRARWAISLSSLVLVVMVLGMVWVYKKQNSLMNQLVYDYGSSMAQIISSETAEPLLLGEDVALQAITVDIVESSEILYLSIRDKDELVQSSSILEQVGKKHRASESSKLISNRGEGRIFENLNDYQQEAFIFEMPISFQDKEIGFATIAIGRNKLISATQSSLLTMIIWMFVIMLAVFSGVYWLANKFTRKINKTRQVIKDIRSHGQADIIKIDTHDEVGRLQQEVNDLTHKLAGLTKTQHMGGGVTEVDPSLSDLTEIDQTVLLDHPNTEKNTD from the coding sequence ATGTCTAATAAGTTAACCATAGGTCGCTACGAACTGATCGAGGAGATCGGTCGTGGCGCTATGTCAGTTGTTTATCTAGCGAAAGATCCTGAAATAGGCCGCTCTCTGGCAATCAAGCTTCTAAAGCATGACTTGGTAGAAGAAGAGGAGTATCGCAACTTATTTCTGAGAGAAGCACGAGCTGCTGGGGGGTTGAGCCATCCTGGAATCGTTACCATATATGACGTAGGAATCTGGCAAAATCGACCTTATATTGCGATGGAGCTTCTCGAAGGACAGAATTTGGATGACTATTTACAGGAGCACGGTACTTTTTCTATCACTGAAGCCTTAGATCTTGCTTTGCAATTAACCCATGCTTTGGATTACGCGCATAGTAAAGGTGTTATCCATAGGGATATCAAGCCTGAAAACATTCTAGTCCTCGATGGTGGTAAGCGCTTCAAAATAACTGACTTTGGTATCGCGCGCATAGAGCATCAGTTTTTAGAGGGAGAGAGTGAAGAAAATCAAGCCAAGGTTATGGGGACTCCGGCTTATATGTCTCCAGAGCAAATTTCAGGCCAAGATACCAACTTCAAAACCGATTTATATTCTTTAGGGGTAATTCTTTACAAAGTTACCAAGGGGGAGTTACCTTTTCAGGCTGCGAACTATGGAGCCATGATGAAAGCAGTGCTGCATCAAAACCCACAGCCATTGAACGCGTATTCTGAGCAGGGCTTTATTTGGCAAAGTATTATATTTCGGTTGCTGCAGAAAAACCCCGACCTCCGTTACTCCCAAACGGAAGAGTTGATAGAGGAGTTAGGCGCCCTTGAAACTGAGATTGAGCAAGAGCGGCAAGGGATTGGTGGCATTCGCTTTGTTTCAATGCGTGCCCGCTGGGCAATCTCATTATCGTCACTAGTATTAGTGGTCATGGTTTTGGGCATGGTTTGGGTGTATAAAAAGCAGAATAGTCTGATGAACCAACTGGTTTATGATTATGGCAGCTCCATGGCTCAGATTATTTCCAGCGAGACAGCTGAGCCGCTACTGCTTGGTGAGGATGTCGCTCTACAAGCCATTACAGTTGACATCGTAGAAAGCTCGGAAATTCTGTATTTATCCATTCGTGACAAAGATGAGTTGGTTCAAAGTAGTAGTATCCTAGAGCAGGTAGGTAAGAAACATAGGGCCTCTGAATCCAGTAAACTTATCAGTAATCGAGGTGAAGGACGTATTTTTGAAAACTTGAACGACTATCAGCAGGAAGCTTTTATCTTTGAAATGCCTATTTCTTTTCAGGATAAGGAAATCGGCTTTGCAACCATCGCCATTGGTCGAAACAAACTTATCAGCGCAACCCAGTCGTCGCTCTTGACCATGATCATTTGGATGTTCGTAATTATGTTAGCGGTATTTTCCGGAGTTTATTGGTTAGCCAATAAGTTTACGCGGAAAATCAATAAAACTCGCCAAGTGATAAAAGATATTCGCTCACATGGCCAGGCTGATATTATCAAAATTGATACTCATGACGAAGTAGGGCGGCTTCAACAAGAGGTCAACGACTTAACCCATAAGCTTGCAGGTCTTACAAAGACTCAGCACATGGGGGGAGGGGTTACAGAAGTCGACCCATCGTTAAGTGATCTAACCGAAATTGATCAGACCGTATTACTCGATCACCCTAACACCGAGAAAAACACAGACTGA
- a CDS encoding Ig-like domain-containing protein — MNTFKLLKYLALSSVFVLAACSDSDSYSDEENQPPVASKLSIMTVTDTPVMEQLEADDPDGDALTFTVINQPQSGTVELSSDGSFTYTPDNEFTGTDLFTFVASDGEFNSATTEVDITVNVKQEVFSSYSRESYQRSPSDDPSGVNGREFIFDVTTTDTYQDLVQDGEQ, encoded by the coding sequence ATGAATACTTTTAAACTATTAAAGTATCTGGCCCTATCGTCAGTATTTGTCTTAGCGGCATGTAGTGACAGTGATTCGTACTCAGATGAGGAGAATCAACCTCCGGTAGCCAGTAAACTTTCCATCATGACTGTGACAGATACACCAGTGATGGAGCAGCTTGAGGCAGACGACCCTGACGGTGATGCGTTAACCTTCACCGTCATCAATCAGCCTCAATCGGGAACGGTCGAGCTGAGTAGTGATGGTAGCTTTACCTACACGCCTGACAATGAGTTCACGGGAACAGACTTGTTCACTTTCGTAGCCAGTGATGGTGAGTTCAACAGTGCGACCACAGAGGTCGACATTACGGTGAACGTCAAGCAGGAAGTGTTTAGCTCATACAGTCGTGAGTCATACCAACGCTCACCGAGTGACGACCCTTCCGGCGTTAACGGACGTGAGTTTATTTTCGATGTCACAACAACTGATACTTATCAGGACTTGGTACAAGATGGCGAACAATAA
- a CDS encoding HupE/UreJ family protein: protein MISATQAHEFSTANLTLKQTADDRHEGYLAIALSDLQQTLNLDPTHDGNLTWADLKSSHPKVINYFQKSADFNSSDESCDVSWGSDISLQDSYGETLLKQPVTITCSQPITVHYTAFFNTTSDHKLLINWELTEGQTQAIIQSPEQPFAVSTSSQSAWDTFLFYLYQGMIHIWIGLDHVLFVLTLLLHFVNKPASQNTSTLKTANAFNLKSMVWLVTGFTIAHSITLTLTALDWISVSSKWAEVGIAISVAYSALNVVTHWIKRLMLMTVAFGLLHGLGFAGALSELGLCKSHQLTSIIGFNLGVEIGQIAIILAALPVLWLLKAKESLRKFVVPASSLAIFALGMFWVWERI, encoded by the coding sequence ATGATAAGCGCAACCCAGGCTCATGAGTTTAGCACTGCAAATTTGACTTTAAAGCAAACAGCGGATGATAGACACGAGGGCTATTTGGCCATCGCTTTAAGCGATCTTCAGCAGACCTTGAATCTTGATCCGACTCATGACGGCAACCTTACTTGGGCAGACCTAAAAAGCAGCCACCCCAAAGTTATTAACTACTTTCAAAAGAGTGCTGATTTTAATAGCAGCGATGAAAGCTGTGATGTCTCTTGGGGCTCTGACATATCATTGCAGGACAGTTATGGCGAAACATTATTAAAACAACCTGTGACCATCACTTGCTCACAGCCAATAACCGTCCATTACACGGCATTTTTTAATACTACCTCAGATCATAAGCTCTTAATTAACTGGGAGCTTACTGAGGGCCAAACACAAGCCATTATTCAATCTCCTGAGCAACCCTTTGCAGTGAGTACCTCAAGTCAGTCCGCTTGGGATACCTTCTTGTTTTATCTGTATCAGGGCATGATCCATATCTGGATTGGTTTAGACCATGTGTTATTCGTGCTCACTTTGTTGCTGCATTTTGTGAATAAACCGGCGTCTCAAAACACTAGTACATTAAAAACAGCGAACGCTTTTAATCTAAAGTCTATGGTTTGGCTAGTCACTGGGTTTACGATAGCCCATTCGATTACCTTAACTTTAACGGCTCTCGACTGGATATCCGTGTCTTCTAAATGGGCAGAAGTCGGGATCGCTATTTCAGTAGCCTACTCCGCTTTAAATGTGGTCACTCATTGGATTAAACGTTTAATGCTAATGACGGTAGCTTTTGGTTTATTACACGGACTAGGGTTTGCTGGTGCATTGAGTGAACTAGGTCTCTGTAAAAGCCACCAATTAACCAGCATCATCGGCTTTAATTTAGGTGTGGAAATAGGGCAAATCGCAATCATTCTGGCTGCGCTGCCAGTATTGTGGTTACTTAAAGCCAAAGAATCTCTGCGCAAATTTGTTGTTCCAGCGTCATCACTGGCAATTTTTGCTCTCGGAATGTTTTGGGTTTGGGAAAGAATCTAG
- a CDS encoding Rrf2 family transcriptional regulator, whose translation MHITRYTDYSLRVLIYLSLNQDKRSRIKDIAESYGISKNHLMKVVHNLNKRGYVETLRGKNGGMRLSKNPENINIGKLVLELEPDFNLVECFSHNGNCVITPVCELKSILAAALSEFVRKLSEYTLADVIIKGDENKATELLGLSEKEGDKSTLIPVSRVS comes from the coding sequence ATGCATATTACGAGATATACGGATTACTCATTGCGTGTACTGATATATTTGTCTTTGAATCAGGATAAGCGTTCGAGGATTAAAGACATAGCTGAGAGCTATGGCATTTCTAAAAACCACCTGATGAAGGTGGTTCATAATCTTAATAAACGCGGTTATGTTGAAACTCTGCGTGGAAAGAACGGCGGCATGCGCCTCAGTAAAAACCCTGAAAATATTAACATAGGAAAGCTGGTATTAGAGCTTGAACCAGACTTTAACCTGGTTGAGTGCTTTTCCCATAACGGTAACTGCGTCATAACGCCAGTCTGTGAGCTGAAGTCTATTTTAGCGGCTGCGCTTAGTGAGTTCGTGCGCAAATTAAGCGAGTATACGCTGGCTGACGTCATCATAAAGGGTGACGAGAATAAAGCTACTGAGCTTCTTGGGTTGAGCGAGAAGGAGGGTGACAAAAGCACCCTCATCCCGGTCAGTCGTGTTAGTTAG
- the purE gene encoding 5-(carboxyamino)imidazole ribonucleotide mutase — translation MKVGIIMGSKSDWPTMQHAADMLDKFGVEYETKVVSAHRTPQLLADYASSAAERGIKVIIAGAGGAAHLPGMAAAFTSLPVLGVPVKSKALNGVDSLLSICQMPKGVAVGTLAIGDAGAANAGLLAAQILGCQQPELLAKIDQFRSEQTETILANPNPAE, via the coding sequence ATGAAAGTAGGTATTATAATGGGCTCAAAGTCAGACTGGCCCACCATGCAGCATGCGGCAGACATGCTTGATAAGTTTGGTGTGGAGTATGAAACTAAGGTCGTTTCAGCTCATCGCACTCCTCAACTACTCGCTGATTATGCTTCTTCTGCTGCAGAGCGCGGGATTAAGGTCATCATTGCTGGTGCTGGCGGTGCTGCGCACCTTCCCGGTATGGCTGCGGCCTTTACGTCGTTGCCGGTGCTTGGGGTACCGGTCAAGTCCAAAGCCCTAAATGGGGTAGACTCTTTGCTGTCAATTTGCCAAATGCCAAAAGGCGTCGCGGTGGGCACATTAGCCATTGGTGATGCTGGCGCTGCAAACGCGGGCTTGTTAGCTGCACAAATATTAGGGTGCCAGCAACCAGAACTCCTTGCAAAAATTGATCAGTTCCGTAGCGAGCAAACGGAGACCATTTTGGCCAATCCTAACCCAGCTGAATAG
- a CDS encoding DUF4331 domain-containing protein, which produces MKKHIITSAVCLCITGAYIAQDAAASSHREAPNITRYPTLDSTDFYVFNSYETGREDYVTLIANYVPLQDAYGGPNYFALDPAAHYNIHVDSDGDAVEDMTYQFKFDNTLAGGGAGIQLAIGPDGAKKQIAIPLKNAGGISAGDNSVLNFIEQYTLDVVEGPVKTGTSSSVTSAGGESTFTKPWDYIGDKTFSSAADYQAYANQYVYDISVPNCSLPGKVFVGQRSDAFAVNLGESFDLVNYVPVEGDSSPGAGDGNGFPGGITQDTANDDLLDKNVTTIALELPKSCLIGDGNGVIGAWTTAYVPQARIQNPNATFAKPEVNGGAMVQISRLSNPLVNEVVIGLPDKDKFSTSAPSGDGQFADYVTHPSFPELLNILFRDAVNSTLGTNFETIAPTNFPREDLVAAFLTGFPGVNQQATVTASEMLRLNTAIPAVPASQQSPYGVVGDDLAGFPNGRRPGDDVVDIALRVVMGRLCYDFPVNGNPTNLGYCSPSDANVGDAPFTDGAPLSASDVDESFPYLKTPIAGSPN; this is translated from the coding sequence ATGAAGAAGCATATTATAACAAGTGCAGTTTGCTTATGCATAACAGGCGCTTACATAGCACAGGATGCGGCGGCTTCAAGTCACCGAGAAGCACCCAATATTACACGATATCCGACCTTGGACTCCACCGATTTTTATGTATTCAACAGTTACGAAACTGGTCGGGAAGATTACGTTACTCTGATAGCAAACTATGTGCCTTTACAGGACGCATACGGTGGCCCTAACTACTTCGCACTCGATCCAGCCGCTCATTATAACATTCATGTTGATAGTGATGGCGATGCCGTCGAAGACATGACGTATCAGTTTAAGTTCGATAATACTCTTGCAGGCGGCGGCGCTGGCATTCAGTTAGCCATTGGTCCTGATGGCGCGAAAAAACAGATTGCCATTCCTTTAAAAAATGCAGGTGGAATCTCAGCTGGTGACAACTCAGTTTTAAATTTCATCGAGCAGTACACGCTTGATGTGGTTGAAGGCCCTGTAAAAACAGGCACGAGCTCTTCGGTCACGTCTGCTGGTGGTGAGTCAACATTTACCAAACCTTGGGACTATATTGGTGACAAAACCTTTAGTTCTGCTGCCGACTATCAAGCTTATGCCAATCAATACGTCTATGACATCAGTGTTCCTAACTGTTCACTGCCAGGCAAGGTGTTCGTTGGACAGCGCTCTGATGCATTCGCGGTTAATCTTGGCGAAAGTTTTGATTTAGTCAACTATGTTCCTGTCGAAGGTGATAGTTCACCGGGTGCCGGAGATGGTAATGGTTTCCCAGGTGGTATTACTCAAGACACAGCTAACGATGATTTGCTTGATAAAAACGTAACTACGATTGCCCTTGAGCTACCGAAAAGCTGCTTAATTGGTGATGGTAACGGCGTTATTGGTGCTTGGACAACAGCTTATGTACCACAAGCTCGTATCCAAAACCCAAATGCAACCTTCGCAAAGCCTGAAGTTAATGGCGGTGCCATGGTGCAAATCTCACGTTTAAGTAACCCTCTCGTTAACGAGGTCGTTATTGGTTTACCTGACAAAGACAAGTTCTCAACGTCTGCACCAAGTGGTGATGGCCAGTTTGCGGATTATGTCACGCACCCAAGTTTTCCAGAACTTCTGAACATTTTGTTTAGAGATGCGGTTAACTCAACGCTCGGAACCAACTTTGAAACTATCGCTCCAACCAACTTCCCTCGTGAAGACTTAGTTGCAGCTTTCTTAACAGGTTTCCCAGGAGTGAATCAACAAGCAACGGTCACGGCTTCTGAAATGCTGCGTTTAAACACAGCCATTCCAGCAGTACCAGCATCACAACAATCACCTTACGGTGTCGTTGGTGATGACTTAGCAGGCTTCCCTAACGGACGTCGCCCAGGTGATGATGTGGTCGATATTGCACTACGTGTAGTTATGGGTCGCTTATGTTACGACTTCCCTGTTAACGGCAACCCTACCAACCTAGGCTACTGCTCACCTTCAGATGCAAACGTTGGTGATGCACCATTTACGGATGGCGCGCCTTTATCGGCAAGTGACGTTGACGAAAGTTTCCCTTACTTGAAAACGCCAATCGCTGGTTCACCTAACTAA
- a CDS encoding 5-(carboxyamino)imidazole ribonucleotide synthase: MQMLVLGAGQLARMMALVAAPLDIHIRAYDVVSEQVLHPVTGERYEQNLAQAIAASDRITAEFEHIPADVLALCEQSGKFFPGKKAIECGGDRAKEKALLDGAGVPSAPYVLVTERTHLDQAIDELGLPLVIKTCQAGYDGKGQWRLKNIQQADDIWQEMRAFLDKDTAHSIICEKMIPFDREVSVIGARDAQGNVKVYPVTENEHTDGVLSLSVAGIVSQDIQAQGIDAYHKIADALDYVGVLAIEFFDVDGELMVNEIAPRVHNSGHWTQQGVYCCQFENHVRAVADLPLGCTDLLQPSVMINVLGQAAIPKQVLATTGARSHWYGKTVKPGRKMGHINVSADTLHELGERLNELHEHLSEQDYPGVESRARLLMAQ; this comes from the coding sequence ATGCAAATGTTAGTACTCGGAGCGGGACAGCTTGCACGCATGATGGCGCTTGTGGCGGCTCCCTTAGATATTCATATTCGAGCTTACGACGTTGTCAGTGAGCAAGTACTGCATCCGGTGACCGGTGAGCGCTATGAGCAAAACTTGGCGCAAGCTATCGCCGCTAGCGACCGTATTACTGCGGAGTTTGAGCATATCCCGGCAGATGTGCTGGCGCTATGTGAGCAAAGCGGTAAATTTTTCCCTGGTAAAAAAGCCATCGAATGCGGTGGCGATCGTGCAAAAGAGAAAGCTTTATTGGATGGGGCGGGTGTACCCAGCGCTCCTTATGTACTGGTTACCGAGCGTACTCATCTTGATCAAGCTATCGATGAGTTAGGCTTACCGTTGGTGATCAAAACCTGTCAGGCAGGATACGACGGCAAAGGTCAGTGGCGTCTAAAAAACATTCAGCAAGCTGACGACATTTGGCAAGAAATGCGAGCATTTTTAGATAAAGATACGGCGCATAGCATTATTTGCGAAAAGATGATTCCGTTTGACCGTGAGGTGTCTGTCATCGGTGCACGCGATGCACAAGGCAATGTAAAAGTCTATCCGGTTACTGAAAATGAGCATACCGATGGCGTGTTGAGCTTGTCAGTAGCAGGTATCGTCAGCCAAGACATTCAAGCTCAAGGGATTGATGCATACCATAAAATTGCTGATGCGTTGGATTATGTTGGCGTATTAGCCATCGAGTTTTTCGATGTTGATGGCGAGTTAATGGTTAACGAAATTGCCCCTCGGGTGCACAACTCAGGTCACTGGACGCAGCAAGGCGTTTATTGCTGTCAGTTCGAGAATCATGTGCGTGCCGTAGCGGATTTACCGCTGGGGTGCACCGATTTATTGCAACCCAGTGTGATGATTAATGTACTGGGGCAGGCCGCTATTCCGAAGCAAGTCTTAGCAACCACTGGTGCGCGTAGTCATTGGTATGGTAAGACTGTAAAACCAGGACGGAAAATGGGCCACATCAATGTTAGTGCTGATACATTGCACGAACTTGGAGAGCGTCTTAATGAGCTGCATGAACATCTCAGTGAGCAGGACTATCCAGGCGTTGAGTCCCGTGCTCGTCTGTTGATGGCGCAATAA